DNA sequence from the Tissierella sp. MB52-C2 genome:
AGCATGGTGTTAGAAATAGGTTTGAGTTGGCTGAATATTTAGGTGTTACTGAGGAGTATATAGAAGAAGTTTTAATTTATTATAAACAAAAATATGGATTACAATATCAAATAAATAATTATTTGGTTTGTTTTGAACCATTATCAGTATTAGAAATATGGGAATAATTAATATCCTATATGTCACTACATAGTGAGTTTCTTGAAGATTAGTTTGGAACATTTACGAATTGTGTTAGAGAATATTTAAAAATGGAGAAACAAAAAGAATATATTCAGATGGAACTATTGGATAAAACAGTAGAAAAAATTAAATAATATTTATATAAATAAACTCCCTGACTAGAGGGAGTTTATTCTTTCACATTGGACGGTTTTAGGACAGATTTCGTTTTTTCTCAATCTGTCCTAATCCTTGTAACCGTGTATTCATTTGGAGGCGGCACCCAGATTTGAACTGGGGAGTAAAGGTTTTGCAGACCTCTGCCTTACCACTTGGCTATGCCGCCAAATATAAAGCCCTAATAATTAGGGCTCTTTTTAACATGGAGCGGAAAACGAGATTCGAACTCGCGACCCTCGCCTTGGCAAGGCGATGCTCTACCACTGAGCCATTTCCGCAGGAACTGTTACCTTTATAATAATAGCATATGTCATTAAATAAGTCAATACATTATCAAATCTTTTTTGTAAAATTTAACTTTTATTTATATATAAAAAGTCTATATCTAAAGATACAACATGGTGCCCGGAGCCGGAATCGAACCAGCGACACGTAGATTTTCAGTCTACTGCTCTACCGACTGAGCTATCCGGGCATAATAGCTGCCATATAGGCAGATATCGTACGCAACATTACTTAGTATATATTAATTTCTATTATTTGTCAACTATTAGTTTCTCTAATTCCTCTTTTGAGAAATAATATTTTGTGTTGCAAAAATGGCATACCATTTCTGCCTCTCCATCTTCATCTATTATGGCTCTAATTTCATCTTTTCCTATGCTAAGTAGAACTCTTTCAAGTCTTTCTCTTGAACAGTCACAGGAGTATTTTATTTCTACTTTATCTAATACTTCCATATGGAATCCTGACAGTAATTCATGCATAATATCTTCTGGTGATAGACCTTTATCTATTAGAGTTGATACTGGTTCCATTTTACTTAAGGTTTCTTCTATTTTAGCTATATCTTCATCAGGTACATTAGGTAATAATTGTATTATATATCCACCTGCAGCTTTTACTGAAATATCTTTATCTATTAATACTCCTAGACCTACTGCTGAAGGTTGTTGCTCTGATATTACATAATAGGTTGCTATGTCTTCTGCTATTTCACCAGACACTAGATTTGCTTGTCCTATATAGGGATCCTTAAGACCTAAGTCCATAATAGTAGTAATTGTACCATTATGTCCTACAAGTTTACCTACATCTAATTTACCATCAGTTTCTCTAGTAGGAACATCGGCATATGGATTATCCACATATCCCTTAATTCTACCTTGATTATTAGCTACTATCATAATTG
Encoded proteins:
- the hslO gene encoding Hsp33 family molecular chaperone HslO, encoding MKDYLIRGIDKKGNIRIFVAATTNMVEDARVAHNTSPTATAALGRSLTAGAMMGMMMKNEQDRLTLKIAGDGPLGTIMIVANNQGRIKGYVDNPYADVPTRETDGKLDVGKLVGHNGTITTIMDLGLKDPYIGQANLVSGEIAEDIATYYVISEQQPSAVGLGVLIDKDISVKAAGGYIIQLLPNVPDEDIAKIEETLSKMEPVSTLIDKGLSPEDIMHELLSGFHMEVLDKVEIKYSCDCSRERLERVLLSIGKDEIRAIIDEDGEAEMVCHFCNTKYYFSKEELEKLIVDK